A genomic stretch from Theobroma cacao cultivar B97-61/B2 chromosome 4, Criollo_cocoa_genome_V2, whole genome shotgun sequence includes:
- the LOC18603208 gene encoding early nodulin-75, producing the protein MSKAFLLVFLLGVVVLMITTPSLANQHHDNEPYKGKGGKPFPGQKPPTHPGEKGKGKEPPVHGEKPPHRHLLSEDVEDTHKPPKTTGGKPPKGKGEKPPQGHELPNGKEPKKPFPGDKPPKGEGKEPPHDHKPPHRRLLGEDVEDSREPPRFSGGKPPKGTGEKPPHGHELPNGKEPKKPFPGDKPPKGEGKEPPHDHKPPHRRLLGEDVEDSHKPPIFSGGKPPKGKGETPPLEHKPPHKRHPGQGTEASRKTPINKLKPKVPPYKPPHKPPHGN; encoded by the coding sequence ATGTCTAAAGCTTTCTTGCTTGTGTTTCTCCTTGGAGTGGTGGTTCTTATGATCACCACTCCTTCTCTAGCTAATCAACACCATGATAATGAGCCTTACAAGGGTAAGGGAGGCAAGCCTTTCCCTGGTCAAAAGCCACCAACACATCCTGGTGAGAAAGGTAAGGGAAAGGAGCCACCAGTACATGGGGAAAAACCTCCTCACAGACACCTCCTGAGTGAGGATGTTGAGGACACACACAAACCTCCAAAAACCACAGGCGGTAAACCACCCAAGGGTAAGGGAGAGAAGCCTCCACAAGGACATGAATTGCCAAATGGTAAAGAACCCAAGAAGCCATTCCCAGGTGACAAACCGCCTAAGGGTGAGGGAAAGGAGCCACCCCATGACCACAAACCTCCCCACAGACGCCTCCTAGGTGAGGATGTTGAGGACTCCCGCGAGCCACCAAGATTTTCCGGTGGTAAACCACCCAAGGGCACGGGAGAGAAGCCTCCACATGGACATGAATTGCCAAATGGTAAAGAACCCAAGAAGCCATTCCCAGGTGACAAACCGCCTAAGGGTGAGGGAAAGGAGCCACCCCATGACCACAAACCTCCTCACAGACGCCTCCTAGGTGAGGATGTTGAGGACTCGCACAAGCCACCAATATTTTCCGGTGGAAAACCACCCAAGGGTAAGGGGGAGACGCCTCCACTTGAGCACAAACCACCCCACAAACGTCACCCAGGACAGGGAACTGAGGCCTCGCGCAAGACACCGATCAATAAGTTGAAGCCAAAAGTGCCACCCTATAAACCACCCCACAAGCCTCCACACGGcaactaa
- the LOC18603210 gene encoding serine/threonine-protein phosphatase PP1 isozyme 2 isoform X1, with product MEPRVLDGIINRLLEVRGKPGKQVQLSESEIRQLCLVSKDIFLMQPILLELEAPIKICGDIHGQYSDLLRLFENGGFPPRANYLFLGDYVDRGKQSLETICLLLAYKIKYPENFFLLRGNHECASVNRIYGFYDECKRRFNVRLWKVFTDCFNCLPVAALIEEKIFCMHGGLSPELRNLDQIRNLKRPTDVPESGLLCDLLWSDPSKDIQGWGPNDRGVSYMFGGDRVIDCLKKLDLDLICRAHQVVEDGYEFFANRQLVTIFSAPNYCGEFDNAAAMMSVDETLMCSFQILKPADKKPKFGFGTLTPTKPSTPSSRIKEQEQEEGCHLM from the exons ATGGAACCTCGAGTTCTTGATGGTATAATCAATAGGTTGCTTGAAGTTAGAGGGAAACCGGGGAAGCAAGTGCAGCTTTCCGAGTCCGAAATAAGGCAGCTTTGTCTTGTTTCTAAAGATATCTTCTTGATGCAGCCCATTCTTCTAGAGCTTGAAGCACCAATTAAGATCTGTG GAGATATTCATGGTCAGTATTCTGATCTCCTGAGGCTTTTTGAGAATGGTGGTTTCCCTCCTCGTGCCAATTACTTATTCTTGGGGGATTATGTAGATCGTGGAAAGCAAAGCCTGGAAACAATATGCCTTCTCCTtgcatacaaaataaaatatccgGAAAACTTTTTCCTTCTCAGGGGCAACCACGAATGTGCTTCTGTGAATCGTATCTATGGATTTTATGATGAATGTAAGAGAAGATTCAATGTCAGGCTCTGGAAAGTATTCACCGACTGTTTCAACTGCCTGCCTGTGGCTGCTCTGATTGAGGAAAAGATATTCTGCATGCATGGGGGACTTTCACCTGAGCTCCGCAACTTGGACCAGATTAGAAATTTAAAGAGGCCTACTGATGTTCCAGAATCCGGCTTACTATGTGATCTCCTATGGTCTGATCCTAGTAAAGACATTCAGGGCTGGGGGCCAAATGATAGGGGAGTTTCCTATATGTTTGGTGGTGATAGGGTGATAGATTGTCTCAAGAAGCTTGATCTTGATTTAATATGTCGAGCTCACCAG GTTGTTGAAGATGGATATGAATTCTTTGCTAATAGGCAACTTGTAACCATATTTTCAGCACCTAATTACTGTGGAGAGTTTGACAATGCTGCTGCCATGATGAGCGTGGATGAGACATTAATGTGCTCTTTCCAAATATTAAAGCCTGCAGATAAGAAACCGAAGTTTGGCTTTGGAACCTTAACTCCAACAAAGCCTTCTACTCCTTCCTCTAGAATCAAG
- the LOC18603210 gene encoding serine/threonine-protein phosphatase PP1 isozyme 2 isoform X3, protein MEPRVLDGIINRLLEVRGKPGKQVQLSESEIRQLCLVSKDIFLMQPILLELEAPIKICGDIHGQYSDLLRLFENGGFPPRANYLFLGDYVDRGKQSLETICLLLAYKIKYPENFFLLRGNHECASVNRIYGFYDECKRRFNVRLWKVFTDCFNCLPVAALIEEKIFCMHGGLSPELRNLDQIRNLKRPTDVPESGLLCDLLWSDPSKDIQGWGPNDRGVSYMFGGDRVIDCLKKLDLDLICRAHQVVEDGYEFFANRQLVTIFSAPNYCGEFDNAAAMMSVDETLMCSFQILKPADKKPKFGFGTLTPTKPSTPSSRIKEQEEGCHLM, encoded by the exons ATGGAACCTCGAGTTCTTGATGGTATAATCAATAGGTTGCTTGAAGTTAGAGGGAAACCGGGGAAGCAAGTGCAGCTTTCCGAGTCCGAAATAAGGCAGCTTTGTCTTGTTTCTAAAGATATCTTCTTGATGCAGCCCATTCTTCTAGAGCTTGAAGCACCAATTAAGATCTGTG GAGATATTCATGGTCAGTATTCTGATCTCCTGAGGCTTTTTGAGAATGGTGGTTTCCCTCCTCGTGCCAATTACTTATTCTTGGGGGATTATGTAGATCGTGGAAAGCAAAGCCTGGAAACAATATGCCTTCTCCTtgcatacaaaataaaatatccgGAAAACTTTTTCCTTCTCAGGGGCAACCACGAATGTGCTTCTGTGAATCGTATCTATGGATTTTATGATGAATGTAAGAGAAGATTCAATGTCAGGCTCTGGAAAGTATTCACCGACTGTTTCAACTGCCTGCCTGTGGCTGCTCTGATTGAGGAAAAGATATTCTGCATGCATGGGGGACTTTCACCTGAGCTCCGCAACTTGGACCAGATTAGAAATTTAAAGAGGCCTACTGATGTTCCAGAATCCGGCTTACTATGTGATCTCCTATGGTCTGATCCTAGTAAAGACATTCAGGGCTGGGGGCCAAATGATAGGGGAGTTTCCTATATGTTTGGTGGTGATAGGGTGATAGATTGTCTCAAGAAGCTTGATCTTGATTTAATATGTCGAGCTCACCAG GTTGTTGAAGATGGATATGAATTCTTTGCTAATAGGCAACTTGTAACCATATTTTCAGCACCTAATTACTGTGGAGAGTTTGACAATGCTGCTGCCATGATGAGCGTGGATGAGACATTAATGTGCTCTTTCCAAATATTAAAGCCTGCAGATAAGAAACCGAAGTTTGGCTTTGGAACCTTAACTCCAACAAAGCCTTCTACTCCTTCCTCTAGAATCAAG
- the LOC18603210 gene encoding serine/threonine-protein phosphatase PP1 isozyme 2 isoform X2, translating to MEPRVLDGIINRLLEVRGKPGKQVQLSESEIRQLCLVSKDIFLMQPILLELEAPIKICGDIHGQYSDLLRLFENGGFPPRANYLFLGDYVDRGKQSLETICLLLAYKIKYPENFFLLRGNHECASVNRIYGFYDECKRRFNVRLWKVFTDCFNCLPVAALIEEKIFCMHGGLSPELRNLDQIRNLKRPTDVPESGLLCDLLWSDPSKDIQGWGPNDRGVSYMFGGDRVIDCLKKLDLDLICRAHQVVEDGYEFFANRQLVTIFSAPNYCGEFDNAAAMMSVDETLMCSFQILKPADKKPKFGFGTLTPTKPSTPSSRIKSFLGAKVYGV from the exons ATGGAACCTCGAGTTCTTGATGGTATAATCAATAGGTTGCTTGAAGTTAGAGGGAAACCGGGGAAGCAAGTGCAGCTTTCCGAGTCCGAAATAAGGCAGCTTTGTCTTGTTTCTAAAGATATCTTCTTGATGCAGCCCATTCTTCTAGAGCTTGAAGCACCAATTAAGATCTGTG GAGATATTCATGGTCAGTATTCTGATCTCCTGAGGCTTTTTGAGAATGGTGGTTTCCCTCCTCGTGCCAATTACTTATTCTTGGGGGATTATGTAGATCGTGGAAAGCAAAGCCTGGAAACAATATGCCTTCTCCTtgcatacaaaataaaatatccgGAAAACTTTTTCCTTCTCAGGGGCAACCACGAATGTGCTTCTGTGAATCGTATCTATGGATTTTATGATGAATGTAAGAGAAGATTCAATGTCAGGCTCTGGAAAGTATTCACCGACTGTTTCAACTGCCTGCCTGTGGCTGCTCTGATTGAGGAAAAGATATTCTGCATGCATGGGGGACTTTCACCTGAGCTCCGCAACTTGGACCAGATTAGAAATTTAAAGAGGCCTACTGATGTTCCAGAATCCGGCTTACTATGTGATCTCCTATGGTCTGATCCTAGTAAAGACATTCAGGGCTGGGGGCCAAATGATAGGGGAGTTTCCTATATGTTTGGTGGTGATAGGGTGATAGATTGTCTCAAGAAGCTTGATCTTGATTTAATATGTCGAGCTCACCAG GTTGTTGAAGATGGATATGAATTCTTTGCTAATAGGCAACTTGTAACCATATTTTCAGCACCTAATTACTGTGGAGAGTTTGACAATGCTGCTGCCATGATGAGCGTGGATGAGACATTAATGTGCTCTTTCCAAATATTAAAGCCTGCAGATAAGAAACCGAAGTTTGGCTTTGGAACCTTAACTCCAACAAAGCCTTCTACTCCTTCCTCTAGAATCAAG TCATTTCTTGGAGCAAAGGTATATGGTGTTTGA